One window of the Crassaminicella thermophila genome contains the following:
- the murJ gene encoding murein biosynthesis integral membrane protein MurJ produces MKKKALLLMIITLLSKTLGFVREIILSYFYGASNVSDAYFISLTIPVVIFSFIGVGITTGYIPMYSKIEIEEGTHESYRFTSNLISILIIISTLVILVVQLFTESIVRIFASGFEGDTLLLATNFTRITVFGIYFTGIITILNGFLQIKDKFVIPAILGFIYNICIIASIYFSYKTDMIILSIGSVIALLVQFIFLLYFVLKEKMTLRFIASFKNKHIKSLGKIALPLIFGISISQINVLVDKTLASRIAIGGISALNYADRLNSFILSTVVMSISVAIYPMMSKTVADKKNDDFKKIISESIITISILLVPSTVGAIFFAVPLVRLLFARGAFDSKAITLTSSALLFYSLGMLGIGLREVLSRAFYSMQETKTPVKNAAVGMILNIILNIILSRYIGIGGLALATSISATFTTVMLFISLRKKIGPFGMKQISISFLKILLASSLMGLFAKLSFNYLTTNFSQNISILIAIGVGVVSYFVIIYFMKIEDVDVIVGAIKKKFGRGTA; encoded by the coding sequence TTGAAAAAAAAAGCATTATTATTGATGATTATTACTTTATTATCTAAAACGTTGGGGTTCGTTAGAGAGATAATATTATCTTATTTTTATGGAGCGTCAAATGTAAGTGATGCTTATTTTATTTCATTGACTATACCGGTAGTAATATTTTCTTTTATTGGTGTTGGGATTACAACGGGTTATATCCCTATGTATAGTAAAATAGAAATAGAAGAAGGTACTCATGAAAGTTATAGGTTTACTAGTAACTTAATTTCTATTTTGATTATTATTAGCACGTTAGTTATACTAGTTGTTCAATTGTTTACAGAATCGATAGTGAGAATATTTGCTTCTGGATTTGAAGGAGATACTCTGTTGTTAGCTACTAACTTTACCAGAATAACTGTTTTTGGTATTTATTTTACTGGAATTATTACGATTTTAAATGGTTTTTTACAGATAAAAGATAAATTTGTTATACCTGCTATCCTAGGATTCATTTATAATATATGTATTATTGCATCAATTTATTTCAGTTATAAAACTGACATGATTATATTATCAATAGGGAGTGTAATCGCTTTATTAGTTCAGTTCATTTTTCTATTATATTTTGTTTTAAAAGAGAAAATGACTTTACGGTTTATTGCAAGCTTTAAAAATAAGCATATAAAGAGTTTAGGGAAGATAGCTTTGCCGTTGATTTTTGGTATATCAATTAGTCAGATAAATGTTTTAGTAGATAAAACTCTTGCTTCACGAATTGCAATTGGAGGAATATCAGCATTAAATTATGCAGATAGATTGAACTCTTTCATATTGAGTACCGTTGTAATGTCAATATCAGTTGCAATTTATCCAATGATGTCAAAAACAGTAGCTGATAAAAAAAATGATGATTTTAAGAAAATTATCTCTGAATCAATTATTACTATTAGTATATTGCTTGTACCGTCGACAGTTGGGGCAATCTTTTTTGCAGTTCCTTTGGTTAGGTTGCTGTTTGCAAGAGGTGCTTTTGATTCTAAAGCAATAACTTTAACGTCATCAGCATTATTGTTTTATTCTTTAGGTATGCTAGGAATAGGTTTGAGGGAAGTATTATCTAGAGCATTTTATTCAATGCAGGAAACAAAAACACCAGTAAAAAATGCAGCGGTTGGAATGATACTAAATATTATACTAAATATTATACTTTCTAGATATATTGGAATAGGCGGATTAGCGCTAGCAACTTCTATTTCAGCAACGTTTACAACAGTAATGCTATTCATTAGTCTTCGTAAAAAAATAGGTCCATTTGGAATGAAGCAAATATCCATTTCATTTCTAAAAATCTTATTAGCTTCCTCTTTAATGGGATTGTTTGCTAAATTAAGCTTTAACTATCTTACAACTAATTTTAGTCAAAATATATCAATCCTTATCGCCATCGGAGTTGGAGTAGTATCATACTTTGTGATTATCTACTTTATGAAGATCGAGGATGTTGACGTGATTGTTGGAGCAATTAAGAAAAAGTTTGGTAGAGGAACTGCTTAA
- a CDS encoding polysaccharide biosynthesis protein: MRKKIYSTLLILADIIAINLAFILAFVLRFDGNFIHGVQSAKYFDVFIQNVLTLTGIKLIIFYIFGMYNSLWKYASIEELVQIITTSFVATAATLSYTFIIQQHLPRSIYILTFILDIILIGGIRFSYRAARRIRNNGMGSKKGLKRVMIVGAGQAGAMVIQELKNHEELNSIPIAVIDDDDAKLGRKINGVPVLGDRYHIKKVAERKKIDEIIIAIPSSSKKEIRAILEECSRTKCKLKIVPGMYELIDGNVSIKQIRDVAIEDLLGREPVKVDLEEMSVYLQNKTVLVTGGGGSIGSELCRQIATFNPKKLLILDIYENNAYDIQNELIRNHPELNLEVLIASVRDRKRMEEIFSKYKPNVVFHAAAHKHVPLMEANPQEAIKNNVFGTLNVAECADTYKVEKFVLISTDKAVNPTNIMGATKRVAEMIVQCMSRKSKTEFVAVRFGNVLGSNGSVIPLFKRQIEKGGPVTVTHAEVTRYFMTIPEAVQLVIQAGAMAKGGEIFVLDMGEPVKIIDLAENLIRLSGFEPYVDIDIEITGLRPGEKLYEELLMDEEGLQETRHNKIFIGQPIFMDYKLLTAELTRLKEILMSDHEDVKDYIEHMVPTYTRIS, from the coding sequence ATGCGTAAAAAAATTTATAGTACCTTACTTATACTTGCAGATATTATAGCAATAAATTTAGCGTTTATATTAGCCTTTGTATTGAGATTTGATGGCAACTTTATACACGGAGTACAATCTGCTAAGTATTTTGATGTATTCATTCAGAATGTACTAACTTTAACGGGAATTAAACTCATTATATTTTATATTTTTGGTATGTATAATAGCTTATGGAAATATGCAAGTATAGAAGAACTTGTTCAAATTATTACCACATCTTTTGTAGCAACTGCTGCTACACTTAGCTATACATTTATAATCCAACAACATTTACCCCGTAGTATTTATATTTTAACCTTTATATTAGATATTATTCTAATAGGTGGTATTAGATTTAGTTATAGAGCTGCAAGAAGAATACGAAATAATGGGATGGGTAGTAAGAAAGGCTTAAAAAGAGTCATGATTGTCGGGGCTGGTCAAGCGGGAGCAATGGTGATACAGGAACTAAAAAATCACGAAGAACTAAATAGTATACCTATTGCTGTAATAGATGATGACGATGCAAAGCTAGGTAGAAAAATAAATGGGGTACCTGTTTTAGGAGATCGATATCATATTAAAAAAGTTGCAGAAAGAAAAAAAATAGATGAAATTATTATTGCAATACCATCATCTTCAAAGAAAGAGATAAGAGCAATATTAGAAGAATGCAGTAGAACAAAATGCAAACTTAAGATTGTTCCTGGAATGTATGAATTGATTGATGGAAATGTAAGCATTAAGCAAATAAGAGATGTAGCTATAGAAGATTTGTTAGGAAGAGAGCCTGTAAAGGTTGATTTAGAGGAAATGAGTGTATATTTACAAAATAAAACGGTTTTGGTGACTGGTGGAGGAGGCTCTATTGGTTCAGAGTTGTGTAGGCAAATTGCGACTTTCAACCCTAAAAAACTTTTGATTTTAGACATATATGAAAATAATGCTTATGATATTCAAAATGAGCTTATCAGAAATCATCCTGAATTAAACTTAGAAGTGTTGATTGCATCTGTAAGAGATCGAAAAAGAATGGAAGAGATATTTTCAAAATATAAGCCGAATGTAGTATTTCATGCAGCGGCTCATAAACATGTACCATTGATGGAAGCAAATCCACAGGAAGCTATAAAAAATAATGTATTTGGAACACTAAATGTAGCAGAATGTGCAGATACATATAAAGTAGAAAAGTTTGTACTGATATCTACTGATAAAGCAGTAAATCCTACAAATATAATGGGAGCAACGAAGCGGGTTGCAGAAATGATTGTGCAGTGTATGAGTAGAAAAAGTAAAACAGAATTTGTTGCTGTTCGGTTTGGAAATGTACTTGGAAGTAATGGGAGTGTGATTCCATTATTCAAAAGACAAATTGAAAAAGGTGGTCCAGTTACTGTTACGCATGCTGAAGTTACTCGATATTTTATGACTATACCAGAAGCAGTGCAGCTAGTAATACAAGCTGGTGCAATGGCAAAAGGTGGAGAAATATTTGTTTTAGATATGGGTGAACCAGTAAAAATTATAGATCTAGCAGAAAATTTAATTAGATTATCAGGGTTTGAACCTTATGTAGATATAGATATTGAAATTACAGGATTAAGGCCAGGAGAAAAACTATATGAGGAATTGTTAATGGATGAAGAAGGTTTACAGGAAACAAGGCATAATAAGATATTTATTGGACAACCCATATTTATGGATTATAAACTATTAACAGCAGAACTTACTAGGTTAAAAGAAATTCTTATGAGTGATCATGAAGATGTAAAAGATTATATTGAGCATATGGTACCTACATATACGAGAATAAGTTAA